Part of the Candidatus Palauibacter polyketidifaciens genome, CTTCTGGCGGCAGTCATTGCGCTCGGGGCTCTGCCCGGCGCCGCCTGGGCCCAGGGGCGAATCGCGGGCTCGGTCACCGATGCCGCCACGGGCGCACCCCTGGCGGCTGTGCTGGTCGAGGCTACGAACGCCCAGGATGCGGTAGCGGCGCGGACGACGACCGGCCCGGGCGGTACGTACGTCCTCGACGGCATTGCCGCCGGTGCCTATTCGGTTCGGTTCGTCTCGCCGGGTTGGACGACCGTCGTCATGGAATCGCAGTCCGTGACGTCGGGACAGACGACGACGGTATCGGCGACCATGGAGGAGCGGGCCTACGAGATCAACCCGCTTACGGTGACCACGTCCCGTACTTTCGAGAAGGCGCTCGATGCGCCCGCCGCCGTGGAAGTCGTATCAACGCGCGACCTCGAGGAACGGCAGGTCACGTCTCCCGTGGAACACGTGGAACACCAACCCGGGGTGAACGTGGGCCGCACCGGGATCCGCGGCCGCACGGCGGTGCTGCGCGGCTTCAACAACATCTTCTCCGGCCGCACGCTGTTCATGACGGACAACCGGATCGCGCGCGTGCCGTCGCTCCGCGTGAACATCTTCTACCTGAACCCGACGTCCGAACTCGACATGGAGCGGGTGGAGACCGTCCTGGGCCCGGGATCGGCCCTCTACGGACCGAACGCGGCCGGCGGCGTCGTCCACTACATGACGAAGTCGCCGATCCGCTCGCCCGGGGCGACGTTCTCGGTCGGTGGCGGCCTCCGTCAGCAGGGGGACGATGGCGGGATCGGCAGCGGTCCCATTCAGGGCGGAGACGCGGGGCTGTTCCAGTTCGACGGGCGCATCGCGGTGGCTCCGAGCGACAAGTTCGGGTTCAAGATTTCCGGGCAGTATTTCGACGCGACCGAGTACGCCTTCACCGATCTCGTCGAGGCGCAGGTCGCGGGCGCGGGGCAGGCCTGCATCGGGGCCGGGTTCAACCCCACCTCCCCGGCCTGCGGGCCGTTCACTTCGGGGCTCGACCTCACGAATCCGGCGGATCAGGGCGTGCTGGCCCAGTCCGCCCGCAATGCGGCGATGGGGCGCGACGACGGGCACCGGAACTGGGGCGTGGACGCACGCATGGACTTCGAGCCGTCGCCGGGCACGTCGCTCGTACTGGCTGCCGGACGGAACGTGGCCGCGCAGGCGACGGAACTCACCGGGCTGGGCGCGTCCAACGTCACCAACTGGGGCGTCACCTACGGGCAGGCCCGCCTCCGGCACAGGGACCTGTTCGCGCAACTCTTCTACAACTACAACACGAACGACGAGACCTTCCTCCTCCGTAACGGGCGCCCGCTCTTCGACAACTCATCGCTTCTGGTGGGGCAGTTGCAGTACCAGTCGCGTATCGGATCGGCGCACCGCCTCGTCTACGGCGTCGACTACCTCGGGACGAACCCGGACAGCAAGGGGACGATCAACGGACAGTTCGAGAACGACGACCAGACGACGGAAATCGGAGGCTACGTCCAGTGGGAATGGGCGTTGAGCCCGAAGTTCGACCTCACCGGCGCCTTCAGGTACGACTACAACAGCAGCCTCGCGGATCCCGTCTTCTCGCCGCGCGCCGCGCTCGTGTTCAAGCCGGACGCCTCGAACTCGTTCCGGCTGACCTTCAACCGGGCGTTCTCGACGCCCACGTCCACGAACCAGTTCCTGGACATCTCGGGCGGAACGATCCCCATCACGGGCACGCCGTTCTTCTACGACCTGCGCGCCACCGGTTCCGGCGGCAACGGTTACTCGTACATGCGGGAGAACGGGATCCCCATGCACATGTCGCCCTTCAGCGCGCTTCGGGGCGGAAGTCCTCGCGAGTTCCTGCCGACGACCACGGCGCAGTTGTGGGCTACGGCCGTGGATCTGATCGGCGCCCTCCTCCCTCAGGCTGCGCCGCTGGTGCCCCTGATCCCCGTCCCGTCGGCGGACCAGGTGGGTGTGCTGGCGCTGCTGCTCGATACGGAGGTGGCGGGAGGCGGCGCGCCGCCTCCGGGCTGCGTGGCGCCCCCGTTCTGCGAGGCCGTCGACCTCGCGAACCTCCAGGACATCGAGGCGCTGGGGCCGACGGTGAGCAACACGTTCGAGTTCGGGTACAAGGGAGTGTTCGGGGACAACGTCTCCGTCGGGGCCAACGCCTGGTTCACCCGCTACGACAGCTATATCGCGCCCCTCCGGCTGCTCTCGCCGCACGTCTTCCTCAACGG contains:
- a CDS encoding TonB-dependent receptor, which codes for MTGFGVRFGRNASSGTFLLAAVIALGALPGAAWAQGRIAGSVTDAATGAPLAAVLVEATNAQDAVAARTTTGPGGTYVLDGIAAGAYSVRFVSPGWTTVVMESQSVTSGQTTTVSATMEERAYEINPLTVTTSRTFEKALDAPAAVEVVSTRDLEERQVTSPVEHVEHQPGVNVGRTGIRGRTAVLRGFNNIFSGRTLFMTDNRIARVPSLRVNIFYLNPTSELDMERVETVLGPGSALYGPNAAGGVVHYMTKSPIRSPGATFSVGGGLRQQGDDGGIGSGPIQGGDAGLFQFDGRIAVAPSDKFGFKISGQYFDATEYAFTDLVEAQVAGAGQACIGAGFNPTSPACGPFTSGLDLTNPADQGVLAQSARNAAMGRDDGHRNWGVDARMDFEPSPGTSLVLAAGRNVAAQATELTGLGASNVTNWGVTYGQARLRHRDLFAQLFYNYNTNDETFLLRNGRPLFDNSSLLVGQLQYQSRIGSAHRLVYGVDYLGTNPDSKGTINGQFENDDQTTEIGGYVQWEWALSPKFDLTGAFRYDYNSSLADPVFSPRAALVFKPDASNSFRLTFNRAFSTPTSTNQFLDISGGTIPITGTPFFYDLRATGSGGNGYSYMRENGIPMHMSPFSALRGGSPREFLPTTTAQLWATAVDLIGALLPQAAPLVPLIPVPSADQVGVLALLLDTEVAGGGAPPPGCVAPPFCEAVDLANLQDIEALGPTVSNTFEFGYKGVFGDNVSVGANAWFTRYDSYIAPLRLLSPHVFLNGPQLGTYLSGVFRQLVGVAFATEAEALGTAAFIADQAAQIPLGTVTPTSVGGTASALALGYQDAGGFDVMGGELGAGFLLSDQLEMATSLSFIDRNTFETAGELLSEVSLNTPTVRGAASLTYRNDDSGVNGGLRFRAQNGFPFNSGPWVGDLAAITTLDANFGFRIPGYEDLWFQVDVSNVFDKAYQSMLGAPAIGRVVLARMRWDFNPF